A region from the Flexistipes sp. genome encodes:
- a CDS encoding electron transfer flavoprotein subunit beta/FixA family protein has translation MKILVCVKQVPDMESKFKLDKNNKWFSEEDLAFRMNEYDEYAVEQAVQLKEQTGDAEVVVVSLGPERAKEAVKKALAMGCDRAVHIKDGDYYKKDSYSVAKNIYEYVKDENFDIAFTGLQSQDRGSAQVGVLLAEFLDYPCITTIIEFEYKDSEIQVKRELEGGEKAVVKVKPPVVLTCQLGLNTPRYPTLPNIMKAKKKEIKAVEPLDTENLLTFTDIDYPEKKGAAEILEGDVNELVEKTLDILKQKTSVLK, from the coding sequence ATGAAAATTCTTGTTTGTGTGAAGCAGGTTCCGGATATGGAATCAAAATTCAAGCTTGATAAGAACAATAAATGGTTTTCGGAGGAAGACCTTGCTTTCAGAATGAATGAATACGATGAATATGCCGTAGAGCAGGCTGTGCAGCTGAAAGAGCAAACCGGTGATGCTGAAGTGGTTGTCGTATCTCTCGGTCCTGAGAGAGCCAAAGAGGCTGTTAAAAAGGCATTGGCCATGGGTTGTGACAGGGCCGTACACATTAAGGATGGCGATTATTATAAAAAAGATTCTTATTCGGTGGCAAAAAATATTTATGAATATGTGAAGGATGAAAATTTTGACATTGCTTTTACAGGTCTGCAGTCTCAGGACAGGGGTTCTGCGCAGGTTGGAGTTCTTCTGGCCGAGTTTCTGGACTATCCGTGTATTACAACCATTATAGAATTTGAGTATAAAGACAGTGAGATTCAGGTAAAAAGGGAGCTTGAAGGCGGTGAAAAGGCGGTAGTCAAAGTGAAGCCCCCTGTTGTTCTGACATGCCAGCTGGGACTTAATACCCCCAGGTATCCCACTCTGCCCAATATTATGAAGGCGAAGAAAAAAGAGATAAAAGCGGTTGAGCCGCTTGATACTGAAAATCTGCTTACATTTACTGATATAGATTATCCTGAAAAGAAAGGTGCCGCAGAAATTCTTGAGGGTGATGTGAATGAACTTGTGGAAAAAACCCTGGATATCCTAAAACAAAAAACATCTGTTTTGAAATAG